In Bactrocera oleae isolate idBacOlea1 chromosome 5, idBacOlea1, whole genome shotgun sequence, a genomic segment contains:
- the Cdc7 gene encoding cell division cycle 7-related protein kinase, with translation MEKKSHKTIRNGNMIISSGGVVTGSAVTSAVTLNAPTLTAGQKQHTTGGAAVAATIGTTSALSSGSKHRSSNSSHHYHTHHGHATSHHHTHTHSQKQQTQMHHAPSPAIMLAVGKTANECSKSTKIMSTQVTNALEQAAAMLTTVSPKLTTTTAMRNKNEEAINDLRQRIPEIENIFDVHSRIGNGTFSTVLLGTLKKERNLPEHMRRKFAIKHHIPTSHPDRIMKELQCMAKIGGTDNVVGINCCIRYNESVAFIMPYMQHDRFHDFFNKMDLAELQHYMRNLLIALRHVHKFNVIHRDVKPSNFLYNRRKRQFLLVDFGLAQQVPTAHLPSALETGCEQSNAANALTIGTEGKRPRDGDETTSGKTIDGSNGSVAAGDAYGGSKRPRCTGPLGEQELPANATPNARVANSCIVGGSPFKMPLKQLNEITAAAGNKSGAVGLAAGTAVANNNTNQNNNGGGNGICETPLGRQVKSAILGSSASNRFQQKIRQSAGCVRNPNSIAAEGATGSNATAQCTDITSKYNTNRNLNTANGPKCVCYGNPQVCNMCLVKKEMHASRAGTPGYRPPEVLLKYADQTTAVDIWAAGVIFLSILSSVYPFFKAPNDFVALAEMVTIFGDKTIRKTAFILDRLLTLSQKTKPLDLRKLCVRFRNRVKFSSPDLLKKYQRSDGTCEVCRNCDQFYFNCLCTETNYNTEPLDDDDPFPASAYDLLYKLLEVNPLERITAEEALKHPFFSETSTSGSAANNNNDSGNAIALETAQKKGPRDKVEP, from the exons atggaaaagaaGTCACACAAAACAATACGGAATGGCAATATGATAATAAGTAGCGGCGGTGTTGTCACCGGCAGTGCAGTCACATCTGCAGTGACGCTTAACGCACCCACGCTAACAGCTGGACAAAAACAGCACACCACAGGCGGTGCAGCGGTAGCCGCAACTATTGGTACTACCAGTGCTCTCAGTAGTGGCAGCAAGCATCGCAGCAGCAATTCAAGCCATCACTATCACACCCACCACGGACACGCTACTAGTCATCaccatactcacacacacagtCAGAAACAGCAAACGCAAATGCATCACGCGCCGAGTCCAGCCATAATGCTCGCTGTCGGCAAAACGGCCAACGAATGCAGCAAAAGCACGAAAATTATGAGCACACAAGTCACCAACGCACTGGAACAGGCCGCAGCAATGCTAACAACAGTCAGTCCTAAGTTAACAACGACGACGGCGATGCGCAACAAAAACGAAG AGGCTATCAACGACTTACGTCAACGCATTCCtgaaatcgaaaatatattCGATGTGCACAGTCGTATCGGTAATGGCACCTTCAGCACGGTGCTTTTAGGGACTTTGAAGAAAGAGCGTAATTTACCTGAGCACATGCGGCGTAAATTTGCAATCAAACATCACATACCCACCAGTCATCCGGATAGGATAATGAAGGAGCTGCAGTGCATGGCGAAAATCGG CGGCACAGACAATGTAGTCGGCATCAACTGTTGCATTCGCTACAACGAATCGGTGGCCTTCATCATGCCATACATGCAGCACGATCGGTTTCACGACTTCTTCAACAAAATGGATCTGGCCGAACTGCAACACTATATGCGCAACCTGCTGATCGCCTTGCGGCACGTGCACAAATTCAATGTTATACATCGCGACGTGAAGCCGAGCAACTTTCTTTATAATCGCCGCAAACGACAATTTCTGCTGGTCGACTTCGGCTTGGCGCAACAAGTGCCTACAGCACACTTGCCGAGCGCGCTAGAAACCGGTTGTGAACAGTCGAATGCGGCAAACGCCTTAACAATCGGCACGGAGGGTAAGCGTCCGCGTGATGGCGACGAAACGACATCCGGCAAGACAATTGACGGTTCCAATGGCAGTGTGGCGGCTGGTGATGCCTATGGTGGTTCGAAACGTCCGCGTTGCACCGGTCCACTAGGTGAACAAGAGTTGCCGGCTAATGCGACGCCAAATGCGCGTGTCGCCAACAGCTGCATTGTGGGCGGCTCGCCGTTTAAAATGCCACTTAAACAATTGAATGAGAtcaccgcggctgctggcaatAAGAGCGGCGCCGTAGGCTTGGCAGCGGGTACTGCTGTAGCCAACAACAATACTAACCAAAATAACAACGGCGGCGGTAATGGCATTTGCGAGACACCGTTGGGTCGTCAGGTGAAGTCGGCCATACTAGGTAGTTCGGCCAGCAATCGCTTTCAGCAGAAGATACGCCAAAGCGCGGGTTGTGTGCGTAATCCCAACAGCATTGCAGCGGAAGGGGCAACTGGCTCCAATGCAACGGCGCAGTGTACGGACATAACCAGCAAGTACAATACTAACCGAAATCTCAACACCGCCAACGGCCCAAAATGCGTCTGCTACGGTAATCCGCAGGTGTGCAACATGTGTCTCGTCAAAAAGGAAATGCATGCGTCTCGCGCCGGCACGCCTGGCTATAGACCGCCCGAGGTGCTACTCAAGTATGCCGACCAAACCACAGCAGTGGACATTTGGGCGGCGGGCGTCATATTTCTATCCATACTGTCGTCGGTATATCCATTCTTCAAAGCGCCCAACGACTTTGTGGCGCTGGCGGAGATGGTGACGATATTCGGCGACAAAACCATACGTAAGACTGCCTTCATACTCGACCGCCTGCTCACGCTAAGTCAAAAGACTAAGCCGCTCGATCTGCGCAAGCTGTGCGTACGTTTTCGGAATCGCGTTAAATTCAGCTCGCCGGATTTGCTGAAGAAATATCAGCGCTCAGACGGCACTTGTGAGGTATGTCGCAACTGTGATCAATTCTACTTCAATTGCCTATGCACGGAAACTAATTACAATACCGAGCCGCTAGACGATGATGATCCATTCCCCGCCAGTGCCTACgatctgctatacaaactgcTCGAGGTCAATCCACTGGAACGCATCACTGCCGAGGAAGCCCTCAAACATCCCTTCTTCAGTGAAACGTCCACAAGCGGCAGTGCCGCAAACAATAACAATGACAGCGGCAACGCAATCGCCTTAGAGACCGCTCAGAAGAAGGGTCCGCGTGATAAGGTAGAGCCTTGA
- the LOC106620829 gene encoding ecdysone oxidase, which translates to MANASLQLPCASQSLGTVNSLVSTLIQTLLTAQCAISAEPNWPKDYGDTAITEGLGKYDFIVVGAGSAGSVVASRLSENPKWKVLVLEAGDDPSQESEIPALTSTVQQSPQAWYYYSEPLPHICQGLKHRLCFHPRGKAIGGSGAINGMMYVEGHRKDFDDWLAAGNTKWGWADVKRYYEKAVRPVGNDTHPKGYVVLKENYSNEKLAIGNVIFNATAELGLPRLGKLENGIEIGTIYLPVTARVGRRMSTGKVHLAKVSGRSNLHVIKNAHVRKIHFERGGTVATIVTFVLRGVNEMSVEVRKEVVLAAGTIDTPKLLLLSGVGPRKHLKKLRIPVVQDLAVGANLGDHVITTIFFRLPNHTLVEPSQLRPTDAIYDYLIHNRGSLSGIPSGLTSFINTKGDSAIPDIQFHFNLYRSENRQLFQGHVSRWDEKIIARISRNFQDSHLLSFMLILAKPRSVGKLRLRSTDYLDAPRMYSNYLDVPEDIATMLRGIRFLERLERTKTMRALNATLLHIPCDECDSYKYRSDAYWRCYIKYLGEGGFHHVGTLKMGPKSDRDACVNPRLLLYGVQNVRVADASIMPDVPRSNTNAPAIMIGERAADFIKEDWKECVKQVQPMWEHFSN; encoded by the exons ATGGCAAACGCTTCGTTACAGCTGCCTTGCGCATCGCAGAGCTTAGGCACAGTCAACAGTTTGGTGTCCACGTTGATCCAAACACTGCTAACAGCACAATGTGCTATTTCGGCTGAGCCGAATTGGCCAAAGGATTATGGTGATACGGCGATAACGGAGGGACTAGGAAAATACGATTTCATTGTTGTAGGTGCCGGTTCAGCAGGTTCGGTGGTGGCCAGTCGTTTGAGTGAGAATCCCAAGTGGAAAGTGCTGGTGTTGGAAGCTGGCGACGACCCGTCACAAGAGTCAGAG ATACCTGCATTGACTAGTACTGTGCAGCAAAGCCCTCAAGCCTGGTATTACTATTCCGAACCGCTTCCGCATATTTGTCAGGGGCTTAAGCACCGCCTCTGCTTTCATCCACGCGGAAAGGCAATAGGTGGGTCGGGCGCAATCAACGGAATGATGTACGTGGAAGGACATCGCAAGGATTTCGACGATTGGCTGGCCGCAGGCAACACAAAATGGGGCTGGGCGGATGTCAAGCGCTATTATGAGAAGGCTGTGCGTCCAGTGGGGAATGACACACATCCAAAAGGCTATGTAGTGCTGAAGGAGAAttattcaaatgaaaaattggCGATAGGCAACGTGATCTTCAATGCCACCGCAGAGTTGGGCTTGCCAAGGTTGGGAAAGCTGGAGAATGGCATAGAAATAGGTACAATATATTTGCCAGTAACCGCAAGAGTTGGTAGACGTATGTCCACGGGCAAAGTGCATTTGGCTAAAGTGTCCGGGCGTTCCAATTTGCACGTGATAAAAAATGCGCATGTGCGTAAGATACACTTCGAACGTGGCGGTACGGTAGCCACCATTGTCACGTTCGTGCTGCGTGGCGTGAATGAGATGAGCGTCGAAGTGCGCAAGGAGGTAGTGCTTGCAGCTGGCACTATAGACACACCGAAGCTGTTGCTCTTATCCGGCGTGGGGCCGCGCAAGCATCTCAAAAAGCTGCGTATACCGGTGGTGCAAGACTTAGCGGTTGGCGCGAATTTGGGTGATCATGTGATCACTACGATCTTTTTCAGGTTACCCAACCACACTTTAGTTGAGCCGAGCCAATTGCGCCCCACAGATGCCATCTACGATTATCTAATACATAATCGTGGCAGTTTGAGTGGCATTCCCAGTGGTCTTACGTCTTTCATAAATACCAAAGGTGATAGCGCGATTCCAGACATACAGTTCCATTTTAATCTCTATCGAAGTGAGAATAGGCAGCTCTTCCAAGGCCACGTGTCTAGGTGGGATGAAAAGATAATTGCGCGCATAAGTAGAAATTTCCAGGACTCGCATTTGTTATCCTTCATGTTGATACTGGCCAAACCGCGTTCCGTTGGCAAGTTACGACTACGCAGTACCGATTACCTAGATGCGCCACGTATGTACTCCAATTACCTTGATGTTCCCGAAGATATAGCGACTATGCTGCGCGGCATACGCTTTCTCGAACGCCTGGAGCGCACGAAAACCATGCGCGCGCTAAATGCAACTCTGCTTCATATACCGTGCGATGAATGCGACAGCTATAAGTACCGTTCGGACGCCTATTGGCGCTGTTACATCAAATATTTGGGCGAGGGTGGCTTTCACCACGTCGGCACGTTAAAAATGGGACCAAAGAGCGATCGAGATGCTTGTGTGAACCCACGCCTACTACTGTATGGCGTACAGAATGTACGTGTAGCGGATGCCAGCATTATGCCGGATGTGCCACGCAGCAACACGAATGCGCCGGCAATTATGATCGGTGAGCGCGCGGCCGACTTTATAAAGGAAGATTGGAAGGAGTGCGTGAAGCAAGTGCAGCCGATGTGGGAGCatttttcgaattaa
- the LOC106620834 gene encoding zinc finger protein 593 homolog, whose protein sequence is MGMVQKRKKMHSGDTHLRRRWRVRSRRRDLDQIDDDLRTKSTELINQQVDLEQTGFAQFYCVHCAKYFIDDHAMQAHFRTKVHKRRMKALELEPYTVEEAERAAGQGSYKAPKKRVIVTQPTKEEVKKGKRIHVAEKLEEDEAPKSKKKVEKMQT, encoded by the coding sequence ATGGGTATGGTACAGAAGCGTAAGAAAATGCACTCCGGTGATACGCACTTGCGAAGACGTTGGCGTGTACGCAGCAGACGGCGTGATCTAGATCAGATTGATGACGATTTGCGTACGAAATCCACAGAGCTCATCAATCAACAGGTGGATCTTGAACAAACCGGTTTTGCACAATTCTACTGTGTACACTGTGCCAAATATTTTATCGACGATCATGCAATGCAAGCACACTTTCGCACCAAAGTGCATAAGCGGCGCATGAAAGCTttggaattggaaccgtatacAGTTGAAGAAGCTGAACGTGCTGCTGGGCAAGGTAGTTACAAAGCGCCGAAAAAACGTGTAATTGTGACACAGCCCACAAAGGAGGAAGTAAAAAAGGGCAAACGCATACACGTGGCAGAGAAATTGGAGGAGGATGAAgcgcctaagtctaagaaaaaagtggaaaaaatgcAAACATGA
- the LOC138855565 gene encoding uncharacterized protein, which translates to MKFVGVVALLLALVLAVLLDCAVAADCEYRGQTANKGESFQIKGECSQYTCDGPGEISAKTCPSIFAPPSCKHTPQDNSKPYPACCETYDC; encoded by the exons ATGAAGTTTGTAGGTgttgttgcattgttgttggcTTTGGTGTTAGCTGTATTGCTGGACTGCGCAGTGGCCG CCGATTGCGAGTATAGGGGACAAACGGCAAATAAGGGCgaaagttttcaaataaaaggCGAGTGCAGCCAGTACACCTGCGATGGACCCGGCGAAATCTCTGCCAAAAC TTGCCCGTCCATTTTCGCGCCACCAAGTTGCAAGCACACGCCGCAAGACAACTCGAAGCCTTACCCCGCTTGCTGTGAAACGTACGATTGTTAG